ATAAAATCAATTTGTAAAGACGTTGGAATAACAATTGAACAACTGAAGGAATTACTTTAATATACCTCAATAAGAGAATTAATTTTATTACTCAGGATTTGAAAAAATAATCTTCTCTTACTCATACTCTTTTTCTTACTCTCTTTCTTTTTTCTTTTTAATAATAAGTGAGAGTACAACCGAACCAGTCAACATCACCAGAATGAATGCAAGTGAATACTCTGTGGGAACGTGATACCATTCAGAAATTATCATCTTTACGCCAACGTAAAACAAAATAATTGCAACACCATATTTCAGGTAAATAAACAGATCAACTATTCCTGCGAGAGCAAAGTAAAGCGCACGTAAACCAAGTATAGCAAAGATGTTTGACGATATGATTATGAAAGTATCTTTTGTAATTGCAATGATAGCTGGGATCGAATCAACAGCAAAAACTATATCTGAGGATTCTATCAAAAGCAAAGTGATGAACATTGGTGTTGCATATCGTTTATGTTCTTTAGTAATAAAAAATTTGCTCCCTTTGTAATCAGGTGCGAAATTGAGATAGCGTGAAGTAAGCTTTACAAGCCAGTTATTTTCAACGTCAATTTTATGCTCACCACCGAAAGCCATTTTATAAGCAGCATATAACAGAATTGCTGCGAAGACAAAAATTATTGGTTCAAAAAGATTAATGAGACCAACACCGGCAATGATAAAAATTATTCTGAAAACAATTGCTCCGAGAATTCCCCATTTTAATACGTGTGGCTGCTGTTCGGGCTTGACATTCATTACCTGGAAGATGAGCAAGAAAACGAAAAGGTTATCTACCGAAAGAGATTTTTCAACGAGATAACCTGTGAGGAATTCAATTGCTTTGTCTTTTCCGAGGTCAAAATAAATGAATCCATTGAAAAGAAGTGCTGCACCAATCCATACAGCACTCCAGATAAGACTTGTTTTTAGGGAAATTCTGCCCGTTCTATGTTCACTTACATAAAGATCGATATAGAACAAAATAGCAACAATTGCCCAGAATACGATCCAATCAATTAGTCCGCGTTCCACTTAAAATCTTTATGGAAGAAGTATTGCGGCAGCAATGACAGTTGTCCACAGACCGTTTTTATCGCCTTCGGCAGATTGAGTGATATTAAAAGTTTTAACAATCTTTCCCGACATTTTATAAATGTCTTCGCGCTCATTCCAATCTGTATCTGGATTGAATTCAATACCAAGAGTAGTTGCAAGCATTGTTGCTGCTAAATCTTCAGCATATTCACCTGCAACTTTTTCTGTCTGACCGTAAGGATGATGTTCCGATAAGTAACCATAAGCATCTTTATCTGCAGGTAATGCAACACCCAAAGAAGCAGCCACTAATCTGTTTGGTTCGTTTGTAGAATTTCTGGCAATAACAGCATGGACTATTTGCCCGGGTTGGATTTCTTTTAAACCTTCTTCTTTAGTAACACGTCGGCAATTAACAGGAAAAATACTGCTCACTGAAACAAGGTTGCACATTTCGATTCCAGCGGATCTTAATGATAATTCAAATGAAGTCAAATATTCTTTACTTCTGCCGACACCCTTGGTGAAAAAGATTTTTGTTGGTCTGTACAATTGAGTTCCCTCCGTTATTTAATTAATGAATTTAATGAATTTTCTTTTACCGACTTTCAGGACCATACCATTATTAAGCTTCGCATTATAATTCAAATCAGTTATTTTATTACCATCAATTGATACTCCACCTTGTGTAACCAATCTGCGGGCTTCACCTTTTGATGGAGCAAAATTTACTTTCAGGATCAGGTCTAATATATTAAACTCTTTGTTAGATTCATCGATCTTAAATTCTTCGACTTCATCCGGCACTTCTTTCTTTATGAAGATTCTGTCAAACTCTTCCTGTGCCTGAACCGCAGCTTCTTCACTATGATACATTCTCACCAAAGTTCTTGCAAGTTTTCTTTTGATATCTCTTGGATTTACTTTTGAATCTTCAAGCTGATGCTTTATTTCTTTTAATTCTGATGATGATATATCAGTTGCGAGTTCGTAATAGATATAAATCAGGCTGTCCGGGATCGATAATGTTTTTCCGAAAATTTCTTTTGGAGATTCAGATATTCCGATATAATTATCGTAAGATTTACTCATCTTCTCAACGCCATCTGTTCCAACAAGCAGCGGCATTGTTAAAATAATTTGCGGTTCCTGTCCATGTTCTCTCTGAATATCTCTTCCAACTAGCAGATTAAACTTCTGATCAGTTCCTCCAAGTTCAACATCACTTTTAATTGCAACTGAATCCATTGCCTGTGCAAGAGGGTAGAGTAGTTCGTGAATACTGATCGGCTCGCCGGCTTTGTAGCGCTTTGTGAAATCATCGCGTTCAAGCATTCTAGCAACTGTGTACTTGGCTGCAAGTTTTATAACATCCTCAAAGCTCATTTTGCCAAGCCATTCAGAGTTATAAACAATCTTTGTTTTCTTTGCATCAAGAATTTTTGAAGCTTGCTGAAAATAAGATTGTCCGTGTTCTCTCGTTTCTTTTAAAGTGAGTGATGGACGTGTCGCATTTCTACCAGATGGATCGCCAATCATTCCGGTGAAGTCCCCGACTATTAATATTGCCTGGTGTCCGAGTGCTTGAAACTGTGCAAGCTTTCTCAAAACAACAGAGTGACCTATATGCAGATCAGGCCTTGAAGGATCGCATCCAAGCTTTATGTTCAAAGGTAGACCTTCATTTAGAGATCGTTCAAGCTTTTTTACTAATTCCTCTTCGGGAATAATTTCACTAGTACCTCTTTTAATGAGGTCCATCTGCTCGGGAATTGGGGGAAAATTTAATTTATTCATTTTATTTTGTAATTGTCATTGAGAACGAAGTGAAGCAATCTCATCTAAAACTAAAGATTGCTTCGCCCAACTAGAGTTGGACTCGCAATGACATCCTGTAGTTAATACTTTATTCTTCTTTCCTGTTGTCTCTGAAAATCTCTTTTGGCAATAGATTCACGTTTATCGTAAACTTTTTTACCTTTAGCTAATGCCAGCTCGACTTTGACTTTTCCATTCTTAAAATACAATCTTAATGGCACCAAAGTTAATCCTTTTTCTTTCGTTTTGCCAATAAGTTTCCTTATTTCACTTCGGTTGAGAAGAAGCTTTCTGTCTCTTCGTGGATCGTGATTATTAATGTTGCCTTGTGTGTACTCACTGATGTTTACGTTTACAAGCCACACCTCTCCTTTTTCAATCTTAGCATAGCCGTCAACGAGATTTGCTTTACCTTGTCTGAGCGATTTAACTTCAGTTCCGACCAAAGCTATGCCAGCTTCAATAGTTTGAAGTATGTGGTACTCGTGGCTG
This region of bacterium genomic DNA includes:
- the smpB gene encoding SsrA-binding protein SmpB, with product MKINDEEKNITVNRKASHEYHILQTIEAGIALVGTEVKSLRQGKANLVDGYAKIEKGEVWLVNVNISEYTQGNINNHDPRRDRKLLLNRSEIRKLIGKTKEKGLTLVPLRLYFKNGKVKVELALAKGKKVYDKRESIAKRDFQRQQERRIKY
- a CDS encoding TerC family protein, translating into MDWIVFWAIVAILFYIDLYVSEHRTGRISLKTSLIWSAVWIGAALLFNGFIYFDLGKDKAIEFLTGYLVEKSLSVDNLFVFLLIFQVMNVKPEQQPHVLKWGILGAIVFRIIFIIAGVGLINLFEPIIFVFAAILLYAAYKMAFGGEHKIDVENNWLVKLTSRYLNFAPDYKGSKFFITKEHKRYATPMFITLLLIESSDIVFAVDSIPAIIAITKDTFIIISSNIFAILGLRALYFALAGIVDLFIYLKYGVAIILFYVGVKMIISEWYHVPTEYSLAFILVMLTGSVVLSLIIKKKKERE
- a CDS encoding arginine decarboxylase, pyruvoyl-dependent, giving the protein MYRPTKIFFTKGVGRSKEYLTSFELSLRSAGIEMCNLVSVSSIFPVNCRRVTKEEGLKEIQPGQIVHAVIARNSTNEPNRLVAASLGVALPADKDAYGYLSEHHPYGQTEKVAGEYAEDLAATMLATTLGIEFNPDTDWNEREDIYKMSGKIVKTFNITQSAEGDKNGLWTTVIAAAILLP
- a CDS encoding tyrosine--tRNA ligase, with product MNKLNFPPIPEQMDLIKRGTSEIIPEEELVKKLERSLNEGLPLNIKLGCDPSRPDLHIGHSVVLRKLAQFQALGHQAILIVGDFTGMIGDPSGRNATRPSLTLKETREHGQSYFQQASKILDAKKTKIVYNSEWLGKMSFEDVIKLAAKYTVARMLERDDFTKRYKAGEPISIHELLYPLAQAMDSVAIKSDVELGGTDQKFNLLVGRDIQREHGQEPQIILTMPLLVGTDGVEKMSKSYDNYIGISESPKEIFGKTLSIPDSLIYIYYELATDISSSELKEIKHQLEDSKVNPRDIKRKLARTLVRMYHSEEAAVQAQEEFDRIFIKKEVPDEVEEFKIDESNKEFNILDLILKVNFAPSKGEARRLVTQGGVSIDGNKITDLNYNAKLNNGMVLKVGKRKFIKFIN